Proteins from a genomic interval of Coleofasciculaceae cyanobacterium:
- a CDS encoding MlaD family protein — protein MRSRTLREGSVGLLIIFGVLVFGGVALWIRGFAFGAKSYKIIADFPDVNGIQAGDGVRYRGLQVGRVEQIQPSTNGVDVVIEIDSTDLLIPQDASIQARSSGLIGDTFVDIVPESNLPASAANLDPVGSNCDSSQIICANARLQGEKAITLDDLLPYTYRFSRAYGEPQFVAKVDSAVANTAVAAEEIAKLTQDTSALVKNLQQEVNTTSGELVTTAQTFQTTAKQINRLTNNVEQLIAQNENNLTTTLNSISTTSDRLQNLVAKIDRTVDTANTEQLATNLNELTTNAAMASENLKNITEGFGSEQGLVRLQQTLDSARVTFDNAQKITADLESFTGDPAFIENVRNLVNGLSNLVSTTEQLEQQIQTSQVIKPKQKTLSVSPATKSGE, from the coding sequence ATGCGATCGCGTACCCTAAGAGAAGGTTCAGTCGGTTTACTGATTATATTTGGCGTTTTAGTATTTGGCGGAGTCGCACTATGGATTAGAGGCTTTGCATTTGGTGCTAAGAGCTATAAAATTATTGCTGACTTTCCTGATGTCAACGGCATTCAGGCAGGAGATGGGGTGCGCTATCGAGGATTGCAGGTAGGCAGAGTCGAGCAGATTCAGCCTAGTACTAATGGGGTAGATGTTGTCATTGAAATAGATTCTACCGATTTACTAATCCCTCAAGACGCCAGCATCCAAGCTAGAAGTTCAGGGTTAATTGGTGATACCTTTGTCGATATTGTTCCCGAATCAAATTTACCTGCCTCAGCTGCGAACCTGGATCCAGTTGGCTCAAATTGCGACTCCAGCCAAATTATCTGTGCTAACGCTCGTCTTCAGGGTGAAAAAGCGATTACTCTAGACGATCTTCTGCCTTATACCTATCGCTTTAGTAGAGCCTATGGCGAACCACAATTTGTCGCTAAGGTAGATTCTGCCGTAGCAAATACTGCCGTTGCTGCCGAAGAAATTGCCAAACTTACTCAAGATACCTCGGCATTAGTCAAGAATCTCCAGCAAGAAGTTAATACTACCTCTGGTGAACTAGTTACTACGGCCCAAACATTTCAAACAACTGCCAAACAAATTAATCGCTTAACCAACAACGTTGAACAATTAATTGCTCAAAATGAGAATAATTTAACCACTACTTTAAACAGTATTAGCACTACAAGCGATCGCCTGCAAAACTTAGTAGCCAAAATAGATCGAACCGTTGATACTGCCAATACCGAGCAATTAGCTACCAACTTGAATGAGTTAACTACCAATGCAGCCATGGCTTCGGAAAACTTGAAAAACATCACCGAAGGCTTTGGTAGCGAGCAAGGTTTAGTCAGGTTACAACAAACCTTGGATTCAGCGAGGGTAACCTTTGATAATGCTCAGAAAATTACCGCCGATCTTGAATCGTTTACCGGAGATCCTGCCTTTATCGAAAATGTTCGTAACTTAGTTAACGGCTTGAGTAATTTGGTTTCTACTACCGAACAATTAGAACAGCAAATTCAAACTAGCCAGGTAATTAAACCTAAGCAAAAAACTTTATCTGTTTCACCTGCGACTAAATCTGGAGAATGA
- a CDS encoding ABC transporter ATP-binding protein — protein MAVTTENQELTKSDREVPLIELRGVSKAFGDNVILDRVNLKIDLGEALVIIGPSGTGKSTILRMIAGLMPIDQGAIYINGEKRQGLIEDQNDPIGISMVFQQAALFDSLTVEQNVGFLLYQHSNLSRSKIRKLVDEKLEMVGLSGTNNRFPAELSGGMRKRVSFARSIIFNPENPQSRPEIVLYDEPTAGLDPIASTVIENLVRDLQCTVRGCGTYIMVSHQHSTIRRTADRIVFLYAGKVQWIGTVEEIDTTDNPLVRQFFSGSVEGPIRVA, from the coding sequence ATGGCAGTAACCACGGAAAACCAAGAGTTAACCAAAAGCGATCGCGAAGTTCCTTTAATTGAGCTTCGAGGAGTTAGCAAAGCTTTCGGCGATAATGTAATTCTAGATCGGGTTAATCTTAAAATAGATCTAGGTGAAGCATTAGTTATTATTGGACCTTCGGGAACTGGAAAGTCGACAATTTTACGGATGATCGCTGGGTTAATGCCAATCGACCAGGGTGCAATTTATATCAACGGAGAAAAGCGTCAAGGCTTAATTGAAGACCAAAACGATCCGATTGGGATTAGTATGGTGTTTCAGCAGGCTGCTTTGTTTGATTCTCTAACGGTAGAGCAAAATGTTGGATTTTTACTTTACCAACACTCAAATCTTAGTCGTAGTAAAATTAGAAAGCTGGTCGATGAAAAGCTAGAAATGGTTGGTTTGTCGGGAACAAATAATCGTTTCCCTGCTGAATTATCTGGCGGAATGCGTAAGCGAGTCAGCTTTGCTCGTTCAATTATATTTAACCCAGAAAATCCTCAAAGTAGACCAGAAATTGTTTTATATGATGAACCTACTGCGGGATTGGACCCGATCGCCTCGACCGTAATTGAGAATTTAGTGCGCGATCTACAATGCACCGTAAGGGGATGTGGTACTTACATTATGGTCAGTCACCAACACAGTACGATTCGTCGTACTGCCGATCGGATTGTCTTTTTGTATGCTGGCAAGGTTCAATGGATTGGCACAGTCGAAGAAATTGATACTACCGATAACCCCCTGGTAAGGCAGTTTTTTAGTGGTAGCGTTGAAGGTCCAATCCGCGTCGCCTAA
- a CDS encoding DUF429 domain-containing protein, whose translation MVETDKKLEMKFIGVDFGWSSGASGLCALVWRNGNLEILDITTVWEIDDILAWIDRWVTPTAPALIAVDAPTIINNQTGMRLADKLTHKYFGRYHAGCYPANLGLKFADRTVGFGKSLGAKKFQHAPTIKQKHLGRYQIEVFPHPATINLFGLERIVKYKKGNLADRCRELNKLRVYMTNILPRLEPALSLAALKQIPVIASQQTGKELKAIEDRLDSLLCAYVAAHWWYWGESKNLVLGNLDTGYIIIPNP comes from the coding sequence ATGGTCGAGACAGACAAAAAGCTAGAAATGAAGTTTATTGGCGTTGATTTTGGCTGGTCTTCTGGTGCAAGCGGACTATGCGCTTTAGTTTGGCGTAATGGTAATTTAGAGATTTTAGATATTACTACCGTCTGGGAAATAGACGATATTCTAGCTTGGATCGATCGGTGGGTAACTCCTACAGCACCAGCTTTAATCGCTGTAGATGCACCGACAATTATTAATAATCAAACTGGAATGAGGTTAGCTGATAAACTAACTCACAAGTATTTTGGTCGCTATCATGCAGGATGCTATCCCGCGAATCTAGGTTTAAAGTTTGCCGATCGCACCGTCGGTTTTGGTAAAAGTTTAGGTGCTAAAAAGTTTCAACACGCACCAACAATTAAACAAAAGCACCTCGGAAGATATCAAATCGAAGTGTTTCCCCATCCCGCGACAATTAACCTGTTTGGTTTAGAAAGGATTGTTAAATATAAAAAAGGTAACTTAGCCGATCGCTGTAGAGAATTAAACAAGTTACGAGTTTATATGACCAATATTTTACCTCGGTTAGAACCTGCCTTAAGTTTGGCTGCTTTAAAGCAGATTCCTGTCATTGCTTCTCAACAAACAGGCAAAGAATTAAAGGCGATCGAAGATCGCTTAGACAGTTTACTTTGTGCATATGTCGCTGCTCACTGGTGGTATTGGGGTGAATCAAAAAACTTGGTTTTAGGTAATCTCGACACAGGCTACATCATAATTCCTAATCCTTAA
- a CDS encoding DnaJ domain-containing protein — MTRAENYAENYYSILGVPQNASGKEIKLAFRRLARQYHPDLNPNDPVSAERFKQISQAYEVLSDTSKRRRYDRHIPLQQPRSRASSTQYNSSRATATPKTAQDFYNRGILSAQAKKYRQAIDDYSQAIKLNPKFVDAYLKRCEMRYKMGDNQGVLNDCYEVFIIDPTVAKAHYYQGRARYSLGYTQPAIDSYNLAIAQDNNYPQAHYYRGLAYKELESIASAVNDLTRAAELFRLQKNFDAYRRTKKTVSELTKNRSIGHKGNIAYNFLTTLGLSFFNPGGGLLPAFSRLEDKQSKQVGLTYGVLSSLCFVSAYVMTGLPLSLPIWQLFLIGMIPFISLVFIGTVVRYFWHYRGNLASDIFIAGVAIAPWAFTAVLMGFIPILAFSLMIPLILYGCCYSTMTLQASYTQILNITEAKAALIVALLLIFSSYISYFSISYFIA, encoded by the coding sequence ATGACAAGGGCGGAGAATTACGCGGAAAATTATTATTCAATTTTGGGTGTACCTCAAAACGCGAGTGGAAAAGAAATTAAGTTAGCTTTTCGCCGTTTAGCGCGTCAATATCATCCTGACTTAAATCCTAACGATCCTGTTTCAGCAGAAAGATTTAAACAAATTTCTCAAGCTTATGAGGTCTTGTCTGACACTAGTAAACGTCGTCGTTATGACCGTCATATTCCTTTACAACAACCTAGATCGAGAGCAAGCTCTACCCAATACAATTCTTCAAGAGCTACGGCTACTCCTAAAACAGCACAGGATTTTTATAATCGGGGTATACTTAGCGCTCAAGCCAAAAAATATCGCCAGGCAATTGATGATTATAGCCAGGCAATTAAGCTAAATCCCAAATTTGTCGATGCTTATTTAAAAAGATGTGAAATGCGCTACAAAATGGGGGACAATCAGGGAGTATTAAATGATTGCTATGAAGTATTCATTATCGACCCTACAGTGGCAAAAGCTCATTATTATCAGGGTAGAGCGCGCTATAGTCTTGGTTACACTCAGCCCGCAATTGACTCTTATAATTTAGCGATCGCTCAAGACAACAATTATCCTCAAGCACATTATTATCGCGGACTTGCTTACAAAGAACTAGAGAGCATTGCTTCGGCTGTAAATGATTTAACTAGAGCAGCGGAACTTTTTCGCTTGCAAAAAAACTTTGATGCTTATCGCCGAACTAAAAAAACAGTTAGTGAGTTAACTAAAAATAGATCTATTGGACACAAGGGCAATATAGCCTATAATTTCTTGACGACATTAGGTCTTTCTTTCTTCAATCCTGGAGGAGGGTTATTACCAGCATTTTCTCGTTTAGAAGACAAACAATCAAAACAGGTTGGATTGACTTATGGTGTACTTTCTAGCCTCTGTTTTGTATCTGCCTATGTCATGACTGGGCTGCCGTTATCTTTACCTATATGGCAGTTATTTTTAATCGGCATGATTCCGTTTATAAGTTTAGTATTTATCGGAACTGTGGTACGTTATTTCTGGCACTATCGCGGCAATTTAGCCAGTGACATTTTTATAGCAGGGGTAGCGATCGCTCCTTGGGCATTTACGGCAGTGCTAATGGGATTTATTCCTATATTAGCTTTTTCATTAATGATTCCCCTGATACTTTATGGCTGTTGTTACAGCACAATGACTTTACAAGCTAGCTATACTCAAATACTAAATATAACTGAAGCTAAAGCTGCTTTAATCGTAGCTTTGCTGCTAATCTTTAGTAGCTATATCTCTTATTTTTCCATATCTTACTTTATTGCCTAA
- the bchI gene encoding magnesium chelatase ATPase subunit I produces MTAILQAPAKTRRQVFPFTAIVGQEEMKLALLLNVIDPKIGGVMIMGDRGTGKSTTIRALADLLPEIDVVEGDPFNSDPEDPDLMSDEVKQKVEQQEPIKIVKKKVQMIDLPLGATEDRVCGTIDIEKALSEGVKAFEPGLLAKANRGILYVDEVNLLDDHLVDVLLDSAAGGWNTVEREGISIRHPAHFVMVGSGNPEEGELRPQLLDRFGMHAEIRTVKEPNLRVQIVEQRADFDANPNAFSEKYAKEQQALQEKIVKAQQLLPAVTIDYDLRVKISEICSELDVDGLRGDIVTNRAAKAIAALEERSEVTVDDIRRVIVLCLRHRLRKDPLESIDSGYKVQKSVARIFGLELEA; encoded by the coding sequence ATGACTGCAATACTCCAAGCACCTGCTAAAACTCGTCGCCAGGTTTTCCCCTTCACGGCGATTGTAGGACAAGAAGAGATGAAACTAGCTCTTTTGCTCAACGTCATCGATCCTAAAATTGGTGGAGTGATGATTATGGGCGATCGCGGTACGGGCAAATCTACCACCATTAGAGCTTTAGCTGACTTATTACCTGAAATTGACGTAGTAGAAGGAGATCCTTTTAACAGCGATCCAGAAGATCCCGATCTAATGAGCGATGAAGTCAAGCAAAAGGTAGAGCAGCAAGAACCGATTAAGATTGTTAAAAAGAAAGTTCAGATGATCGATCTTCCCCTGGGTGCGACAGAAGATCGCGTATGTGGCACGATTGATATTGAAAAAGCTCTGTCTGAGGGAGTAAAAGCTTTTGAACCAGGCTTACTAGCTAAGGCTAACCGTGGTATTCTTTATGTAGATGAGGTTAACCTTTTAGACGACCACCTAGTAGATGTACTGTTGGACTCTGCTGCTGGGGGGTGGAACACCGTGGAAAGAGAGGGTATTTCGATTCGTCATCCCGCGCACTTTGTCATGGTTGGTTCAGGAAACCCAGAGGAAGGAGAGTTACGCCCTCAGCTTCTAGACCGCTTTGGAATGCACGCCGAGATCCGCACGGTAAAAGAGCCAAACCTCAGAGTACAGATCGTCGAACAAAGAGCCGATTTTGACGCCAATCCTAATGCCTTTAGCGAAAAGTATGCTAAAGAACAACAGGCTTTACAAGAAAAAATTGTTAAAGCGCAACAGTTACTTCCAGCTGTAACAATTGATTACGATTTACGAGTCAAAATTTCGGAAATATGTTCGGAATTAGACGTGGATGGTTTGCGAGGAGATATTGTTACCAACCGCGCTGCTAAGGCGATCGCTGCTTTGGAAGAACGTAGCGAAGTAACCGTTGATGATATCCGCCGAGTTATCGTGCTTTGTTTGCGCCATCGCTTGCGTAAAGACCCTTTAGAATCAATTGATTCGGGCTATAAAGTTCAAAAATCCGTGGCTCGCATTTTTGGCTTAGAACTAGAAGCATAA
- the psbP gene encoding photosystem II reaction center PsbP, giving the protein MFKSFFAGLLIVLSLVISSCSTGVSGLQSYVNTSKGYEFLYPNGWIPVNLGTSARRTVDVVFRDLVERTENLSVIIDEVPDDKTLEDLGSPSQVGYRLLKVINSTPNSEREAEFIRAESRDNKDQKYYLLEYEENLPEQGERHNIASVAVSRGKIFTFNLSTPQRRWDKVKDSFEVAAKSFTVR; this is encoded by the coding sequence ATGTTTAAGTCGTTCTTCGCTGGATTATTAATTGTTTTAAGCTTAGTAATATCAAGCTGTTCAACGGGAGTAAGTGGATTACAAAGCTATGTTAATACCAGCAAGGGATATGAATTTCTTTATCCTAATGGTTGGATTCCCGTTAATTTAGGAACATCTGCCAGAAGAACTGTAGATGTCGTTTTTCGCGATCTAGTAGAAAGAACAGAAAACCTGAGTGTAATTATTGATGAAGTGCCTGACGATAAAACTTTAGAAGATCTAGGTAGTCCATCCCAAGTGGGATATCGCCTGCTTAAAGTAATTAACAGTACCCCAAACTCTGAAAGAGAAGCCGAGTTTATTAGAGCCGAGTCGCGTGATAATAAAGATCAAAAGTACTACCTTTTAGAGTATGAGGAGAATTTACCCGAACAGGGAGAAAGACACAACATTGCTAGCGTTGCAGTTAGCAGAGGTAAAATTTTTACTTTCAATTTATCTACCCCTCAAAGACGTTGGGATAAAGTCAAGGATAGTTTTGAAGTTGCAGCCAAATCTTTTACCGTTCGATAA
- a CDS encoding nucleoside triphosphate pyrophosphatase, translating into MSVNNASVRFVLASASPARLKLLRMVGIEPLVCKSDFDEDRVQIEEAEKLVITLAKCKAEAVAPQFEDALVLGCDSVLTVNDRIYGKPESPQIAIARWRGMRGKTGKIYTGHALIDLKQQRQIVRCGMTEVYFANISDRTIEAYVATGEPLRCAGSFALEGKGGMFVEKIQGCHSNVIGLSLPLLYQMLENLGYNVTNFWQ; encoded by the coding sequence ATGAGTGTAAATAATGCGTCTGTGCGTTTTGTTTTGGCTTCTGCTTCTCCTGCTCGTTTAAAATTGCTGCGAATGGTAGGAATTGAGCCTCTTGTCTGTAAAAGCGATTTTGATGAAGATCGAGTCCAGATCGAAGAGGCTGAAAAACTGGTAATAACTTTAGCCAAATGCAAGGCTGAAGCTGTCGCACCTCAGTTTGAAGATGCGTTGGTGTTGGGATGTGATTCGGTATTAACCGTAAACGATCGCATCTATGGCAAACCAGAATCGCCTCAAATTGCGATCGCACGCTGGCGAGGAATGCGTGGAAAAACGGGAAAAATTTATACAGGTCATGCTTTGATCGACCTAAAACAGCAAAGGCAAATTGTCCGCTGCGGTATGACCGAGGTTTATTTTGCCAATATCAGCGATCGCACTATTGAAGCCTACGTTGCTACTGGCGAACCTCTCAGATGCGCTGGTAGCTTTGCTTTAGAAGGAAAAGGCGGGATGTTTGTCGAAAAAATTCAAGGCTGTCATAGCAACGTGATCGGCTTGAGCCTCCCCTTACTTTACCAAATGCTAGAAAACTTGGGCTACAATGTCACCAACTTTTGGCAATAG
- a CDS encoding class I SAM-dependent methyltransferase gives MKNSINVADLQEISQTLLVTAYFRSLETKRQDGIIKDYKSVEIVERINYDFSQHDSPINQALIAIRTEIIDELARNFIQQYHQVTIVNLGTGLCTRFFRVDNSSIRWVGIDLPKVKPIWTSLIDETERYKYYAYSVLDLEWMKQVKETTSGKLLFIAEGLLMFFSETEVKYLIQNIRDNFADSELIFDSLGVLLAQNSRLNSGELEIDASYKWGIKNLREIEKWGKKIQLVNQWYCLDRHKNRLGWLGWLSYIPIIRRQVKIGHLRFSPR, from the coding sequence ATGAAAAATTCGATAAATGTTGCTGACCTACAGGAAATTTCTCAAACCCTTTTGGTTACTGCTTATTTCAGAAGTCTGGAAACTAAAAGACAAGATGGAATTATTAAAGATTATAAATCTGTTGAAATAGTCGAACGAATCAATTATGACTTTTCTCAACATGATTCCCCAATAAATCAAGCTTTGATTGCGATTAGAACTGAAATTATCGATGAACTGGCGAGAAACTTTATCCAACAATATCATCAGGTTACAATTGTTAATCTAGGAACAGGCTTGTGTACCAGATTTTTTCGCGTAGACAATAGTTCAATTCGTTGGGTTGGCATCGATTTGCCCAAAGTCAAGCCTATTTGGACTAGCTTGATTGATGAAACCGAAAGATATAAATATTATGCTTATTCTGTGCTGGACTTAGAGTGGATGAAGCAGGTCAAAGAAACAACATCAGGAAAACTGCTATTTATTGCCGAAGGGCTGCTGATGTTCTTTTCAGAAACAGAAGTAAAATATTTAATTCAAAATATTAGAGACAATTTTGCTGATTCAGAACTGATTTTTGATTCATTAGGAGTGCTTTTAGCTCAAAATAGCAGGTTAAATTCTGGTGAATTAGAAATTGACGCGTCGTATAAATGGGGCATCAAAAATTTACGCGAGATTGAAAAGTGGGGCAAAAAAATTCAGTTAGTTAATCAATGGTATTGTTTGGACAGACACAAAAATAGATTGGGATGGCTTGGATGGTTAAGCTATATCCCAATCATAAGAAGACAGGTAAAAATAGGGCATCTGCGATTTTCTCCGAGATGA
- a CDS encoding peptidylprolyl isomerase: MTIPVVTRRIDNLTVPENSADATFDLSLNFDDPFTTGQIARFEFADSSLGGGVTNVLLFDQTGAGAPATVANFLNYVEDDDYASSIIHRSVPGFIIQGGGFTVDSASKIAQIPADAAVGNEYSPQRSNTGGTIAMAKLGNDPNSATNQWFFNLGNNSANLDNQNGGFTVFGEVIAEADLAPIKAIASLPFFDASQFLAQSAFTNLPLIVEDPKQPKIDNVDNFVVLNSVSLLQEEELKFSVIGNDNPELVNAKISEGKLVLDYAAAQNGVARITVKATNLLGDSVEDRFIIAVGDAQPNLDPQDATVYRFLNQDTGVHLYTSSEVERAFIEDNLPNYIAEGSAYMSVDPFTGSPEPEKVYRFLNQDTGTHLYTTSEVEKQSVEDNLANFSLETEYFFAFGEQQPGTVPVYRFFNTETGAHFYTPSEVERQSVEETLPNYQAEGIAYYTFAIAE, from the coding sequence ATGACTATTCCTGTAGTTACTCGGCGAATCGACAATCTTACTGTTCCTGAAAATAGTGCAGATGCAACATTCGATTTATCTCTGAATTTTGACGATCCTTTTACCACAGGACAAATTGCTCGGTTTGAATTTGCCGATAGTTCTTTGGGCGGTGGAGTAACAAATGTATTATTGTTCGATCAAACTGGTGCGGGTGCGCCGGCAACAGTAGCTAATTTTCTTAACTACGTCGAAGATGACGATTATGCTAGTTCAATTATTCATCGTTCAGTTCCTGGCTTTATTATTCAGGGTGGCGGTTTTACCGTGGATTCAGCATCGAAAATTGCCCAAATTCCTGCTGATGCTGCCGTAGGCAATGAATATAGTCCCCAAAGATCTAATACTGGAGGGACAATTGCCATGGCAAAGTTAGGCAACGATCCTAATAGTGCGACTAACCAATGGTTTTTTAATCTGGGTAATAATTCTGCCAATTTAGATAACCAGAACGGGGGGTTTACGGTTTTTGGTGAAGTTATAGCAGAAGCCGATCTAGCACCGATTAAGGCGATCGCCAGCTTACCTTTTTTTGATGCCAGCCAGTTTTTAGCTCAATCGGCTTTTACCAATCTGCCGTTAATTGTCGAAGATCCCAAGCAGCCCAAGATCGATAACGTAGATAATTTTGTTGTTCTTAATAGTGTTAGTTTATTGCAAGAGGAAGAACTGAAGTTTTCCGTAATCGGCAATGACAATCCCGAACTAGTTAATGCCAAAATTAGTGAGGGCAAATTAGTACTTGATTATGCCGCCGCGCAAAATGGCGTAGCCAGAATTACCGTAAAGGCTACTAATTTGCTTGGTGATTCGGTAGAAGACAGATTTATCATCGCCGTAGGAGACGCACAACCCAATCTAGATCCCCAAGATGCAACAGTATACCGCTTTCTTAATCAAGATACAGGAGTTCATCTTTATACCTCTTCTGAAGTAGAACGAGCATTTATTGAAGACAACTTACCCAACTATATTGCTGAAGGCTCTGCTTATATGAGCGTTGACCCCTTCACAGGAAGCCCCGAACCAGAAAAGGTTTATCGCTTTTTAAATCAAGATACAGGAACTCATTTATACACTACTTCCGAGGTAGAAAAACAGTCTGTTGAAGATAATTTAGCTAATTTCAGCTTAGAAACTGAATATTTCTTTGCTTTTGGTGAGCAACAGCCTGGCACAGTTCCCGTTTATCGCTTTTTTAATACAGAAACAGGAGCGCATTTTTATACACCTTCAGAAGTAGAAAGACAGTCTGTTGAAGAAACATTACCTAACTATCAAGCAGAAGGAATAGCTTACTATACTTTTGCGATCGCCGAATAA
- a CDS encoding MFS transporter, which produces MQTFFIVWIGQVVSLLGTKLTEFALGFWILEQTYQDTGTITQFALTILFMYLPKVIISPVAGVLIDRWNRRSAMIMSDLGTGIVTLVIFSSVLSNNLAVWQIYLALIASSSLNAFQQPAYTAAVAQLVPPQNLSRANGMVQASFAIAKIAAPAIAGLLLKYLGLETILLIDISTFIIGIVTLISVKFPDFKRYTRAKRKVVNQVVADAIAGWNYIVLRPGLIRLVCFIAISYFTMGMLEVVLWPLLYQPGSTDQLGFVLSVGGCGMLLGSVLMSLWSGPSNRVKAIISCVGFQGLIVLIGGLKISPIILTIGIFGYLFSQPIIVSCNQAIWQSKVPSRLQGRVFALQQTLERSLAICAYLLAGPLVDNVLNPLMTEGGVMAQMIGKIINTGMGQGVTLLLILLGIINLMVVAIAYREPRLRYLERELPDRNKFKKIETTTA; this is translated from the coding sequence ATGCAAACTTTTTTTATCGTCTGGATTGGACAAGTTGTTTCTTTACTAGGGACTAAATTAACCGAATTTGCTCTGGGGTTTTGGATTTTAGAGCAAACTTATCAAGATACAGGAACGATTACTCAATTTGCCCTGACTATCTTGTTTATGTATCTCCCTAAAGTAATTATTTCTCCTGTTGCTGGAGTATTGATAGATCGTTGGAATCGCCGCTCAGCGATGATTATGAGCGATTTAGGAACTGGGATAGTCACCTTAGTGATTTTTTCTTCAGTGTTGTCTAATAACTTGGCAGTATGGCAGATATATTTAGCTTTAATAGCTTCATCAAGCCTGAATGCTTTTCAACAGCCAGCCTATACCGCAGCCGTCGCCCAACTAGTACCGCCCCAGAATTTGAGTCGAGCAAATGGCATGGTACAGGCTTCCTTTGCGATCGCTAAAATTGCTGCTCCCGCGATCGCTGGGTTGCTTTTGAAATATTTGGGCTTAGAAACAATCTTGCTTATTGATATTTCTACTTTTATTATCGGTATCGTTACCCTGATAAGCGTTAAGTTTCCCGACTTTAAACGATACACCAGAGCCAAAAGAAAGGTTGTCAATCAAGTAGTTGCAGATGCAATTGCTGGCTGGAATTATATTGTGCTTCGACCAGGCTTGATACGTTTGGTCTGTTTTATTGCCATTAGTTACTTCACGATGGGAATGCTGGAGGTTGTGTTATGGCCTTTGCTATATCAACCAGGCTCGACTGACCAATTAGGCTTTGTGCTGTCCGTAGGCGGTTGTGGAATGCTTCTCGGCAGTGTCTTAATGAGCCTGTGGTCTGGCCCTAGTAATCGCGTTAAGGCAATTATTAGCTGTGTTGGTTTTCAAGGATTAATTGTTTTGATAGGCGGTCTAAAAATTTCCCCAATTATTTTAACAATTGGCATTTTCGGCTATCTGTTCTCTCAACCGATTATTGTTAGCTGTAATCAGGCAATTTGGCAGAGTAAAGTTCCCAGTCGCCTTCAGGGAAGAGTATTTGCCCTTCAACAAACCCTAGAGCGATCGCTGGCTATCTGTGCTTACTTACTGGCAGGACCTTTGGTAGATAACGTTTTAAACCCACTGATGACTGAAGGTGGAGTAATGGCTCAAATGATTGGCAAAATTATTAATACAGGTATGGGTCAAGGCGTTACTTTGTTGTTGATCTTATTAGGAATAATTAACTTGATGGTAGTGGCGATCGCCTATCGTGAACCACGTCTGCGTTATCTGGAAAGGGAATTACCCGACCGCAATAAGTTTAAGAAGATTGAAACTACTACGGCTTGA
- a CDS encoding YkvA family protein, which translates to MNFSLSSLYDWYRNAIRHPQYRWWVILGTIIYLISPIDIAPDFIPIIGQIDDVMLAGLLFTELSQMMIAKLQARQESKNVAIENPSSETVDVDAETIATN; encoded by the coding sequence ATGAATTTCTCCCTTTCTTCCCTATATGACTGGTATCGCAACGCAATTCGTCATCCTCAATATCGCTGGTGGGTAATACTAGGGACGATAATCTATCTGATTAGTCCTATTGATATTGCACCTGATTTTATTCCGATTATTGGTCAAATTGATGACGTAATGTTAGCAGGCTTGCTGTTTACAGAATTGTCGCAAATGATGATTGCTAAGCTACAGGCTCGCCAAGAAAGTAAAAACGTCGCTATAGAAAACCCTAGCAGCGAAACTGTTGATGTAGACGCTGAAACAATAGCTACTAATTAA
- a CDS encoding response regulator transcription factor — translation MINVLIADDQNFVRKTLESYLTPELDLNIIGFAENGKVAIERVASLNPEVVLMDIEMPIMDGLTATKTIAQRFKETKVLMLSIHDREQDIARALKLGAKGYWLKNTSAKELADAIRYVHKGYFQLALDTSRKAFG, via the coding sequence ATGATCAATGTTCTCATAGCTGATGATCAAAATTTTGTTCGCAAAACTTTAGAGTCATATTTAACGCCAGAGTTAGACCTCAACATAATTGGTTTTGCTGAAAATGGTAAAGTAGCGATCGAGCGAGTGGCAAGTCTGAACCCAGAAGTAGTTTTGATGGATATTGAAATGCCTATAATGGATGGTTTAACTGCGACCAAAACTATTGCACAAAGGTTTAAAGAAACTAAAGTATTAATGCTAAGCATACACGACCGAGAGCAAGATATTGCTCGTGCTTTAAAGTTAGGAGCAAAAGGTTATTGGCTAAAAAATACTTCAGCCAAAGAATTGGCTGATGCAATTCGTTATGTTCACAAAGGTTATTTCCAGTTAGCTTTAGATACTAGTAGAAAAGCATTTGGGTAA